One genomic region from Drosophila subpulchrella strain 33 F10 #4 breed RU33 chromosome 2R, RU_Dsub_v1.1 Primary Assembly, whole genome shotgun sequence encodes:
- the LOC119549565 gene encoding uncharacterized protein LOC119549565: protein MRSAVLVFLGICLAWQMLEAQLVYKLTKVECQVNQTRVSNFSCHVKAINWNMALLNMDAFVIIPLLNPVIRTQVFKKDYSNQYKPFLVDVSIKICEVIEKRNFIPYGVILFKIMKRFTNVNHSCPFSGPLTARNGYLDTSLLPPFPQGFYQVSLIVVDFHSTNRDYVGTVKFYLQVMDHIKSKKIPSA, encoded by the exons TTTCTGGGCATCTGCTTGGCTTGGCAAATG TTGGAGGCTCAGTTAGTTTACAAGCTCACCAAAGTAGAGTGCCAAGTTAATCAGACGCGTGTTAGCAATTTCTCATGCCACGTGAAGGCGATCAATTGGAATATGGCGTTGTTAAACATGGATGCCTTCGTGATTATCCCTTTACTGAATCCAGTT ATTCGAACGCAGGTTTTTAAGAAGGATTACAGTAACCAGTATAAGCCCTTCCTAGTTGACGTTTCCATCAAAATATGCGAGGTGATTGAAAAAAGGAACTTCATACCTTATGGCGTCATTTTATTCAAGATTATGAAGCGTTTCACTAATGTAAACCACTCCTGTCCCTTTTCG GGACCGCTAACAGCCCGCAATGGATATCTAGACACCAGTCTTCTTCCGCCTTTTCCCCAAGGATTCTACCAAGTCAGTTTGATAGTTGTGGACTTCCATTCTACAAATAGGGACTATGTAGGCACTGTGAAGTTCTACCTACAAGTCATGGATCAcattaaaagcaaaaaaattCCGAGTGCATAG
- the LOC119549566 gene encoding uncharacterized protein LOC119549566, translated as MRSAVLVFLGICLAWQMLEAQLTYKFTKIECLVNKTRVSDVTCHVKPINWNMGVINVDAFLIIPLLTPVFRVQFFKKDYNNQYKPFLVDVTINMCEVIEKRNYIPYGVIAWKLLKRFTNVNHSCPFTGQVTCRDGYLDTSLIPPLPHGFYQLTLTVMDLNSTDMHYVATVKYFLQAMDRIKSRKVPRA; from the exons ATGAGATCCGCGGTGCTGGTTTTTCTGGGCATCTGCTTGGCTTGGCAAATG TTGGAGGCTCAGTTAACTTACAAGTTTACCAAAATTGAGTGCCTAGTCAATAAGACTCGGGTTAGTGACGTCACATGCCATGTTAAGCCGATCAATTGGAATATGGGTGTGATAAACGTGGATGCCTTCTTGATTATACCTTTACTAACTCCAGTT TTTCGGGTGCAGTTTTTTAAGAAGGACTACAATAACCAGTACAAGCCATTCCTAGTTGACGTTACCATTAATATGTGCGAGGTGATTGAAAAAAGGAACTATATACCTTATGGCGTCATCGCGTGGAAGTTGTTGAAGCGGTTCACTAATGTTAACCACTCCTGCCCTTTTACG GGCCAGGTAACGTGCCGCGACGGATATCTGGATACCAGTCTTATTCCACCGCTTCCCCATGGATTCTACCAACTCACTTTAACAGTTATGGATTTGAATTCTACCGATATGCACTATGTAGCCACAGTTAAGTATTTCCTACAAGCCATGGATCGGATTAAAAGCAGAAAAGTTCCCAGAGCATAA